One Betta splendens chromosome 8, fBetSpl5.4, whole genome shotgun sequence DNA segment encodes these proteins:
- the LOC114860901 gene encoding LOW QUALITY PROTEIN: adhesion G protein-coupled receptor E2-like (The sequence of the model RefSeq protein was modified relative to this genomic sequence to represent the inferred CDS: deleted 1 base in 1 codon), translating to MVAGFFVLALHFFSFMVMTESHTCPSGFSVKEGKCIDVDECAADEDYPDHLSPCGENSHCINTDGSYYCQCPDGYRSPTGHLNFLADPFAICRDIDECQDKNSCDQISACINTLGSYYCICKAGFRLKSGKTTFSGNKEECEDICLTNKTICGNGTCHSGDGGHHCMCHSGFSNYGNNRSRCTELNCDPFKDEDRLEETFHVATDFVMKLKQICQGFAESESVKKLDGENMVEVLLSGIDKLLSSGAINGNQKVSTFLDMMEIALRLIGPFTKTPQTKRSSNYSELELLVRSGPDLPRGPVTLSSKRVQADLQLETAAGDPSNYPVMLVTIKGFTTAALLSYANLKDSADGYFAGMKPQSNQSFKINSQVVTVAVSNRDTSVLKEPVNLTFYHLNQEAESHQCAFWDSSEEGGTWSARGCSVVESNPEYTVCSCTHLSSFAVLMALYEMEDKFELQLITWVGLTLSLFCLFLCILTFSLICSIKSPRTTIHLHLSICLFIAIRIFQAGISHTQNPVGCAVVAGLLHFFYLAVFCWMCLEGIQLFRMVVLGFNTNFKTLYLMAGGYGVPAVIVTISALANAKGYGTKRHCWLSLEIVWNLFGPACVIITINIFFILITMWKLTQKFSGSNPDLESLQQIKTFSITAGAQLGVLGTTWVFECFQVVEGTTAMTYLFTIFGSLQGVLLFIIHCLLDKQVREDYGKLLSGLCSP from the exons ATGGTAGCTGGGTTCTTCGTACTGG CTCTGCACTTCTTTTCTTTCATGGTGATGACAGAATCACACACCTGCCCATCAGGATTTAGTGTCAAGGAAGGAAAGTGCATTG ATGTTgatgaatgtgctgctgatgaggatTATCCTGATcatctctctccatgtggagagAACTCACACTGTATCAACACAGATGGCAGCTACTACTGCCAATGTCCTGATGGTTATAGATCACCAACAGGACATTTGAATTTTTTAGCTGATCCATTTGCAATATGTAGAG ACATTGATGAATGTCAGGATAAAAACAGTTGCGATCAAATTTCTGCTTGCATCAACACGTTGGGCAGTTATTATTGTATCTGTAAAGCTGGTTTTCGATTGAAATCTGGTAAAACTACCTTCTCTGGGAACAAGGAGGAATGTGAAG ACATATGTTTGACTAATAAGACCATCTGTGGAAATGGAACCTGTCATAGTGGTGACGGTGGTCATCACTGTATGTGTCATTCAGGGTTCAGTAACTATGGCAACAACAGGTCTCGCTGCACCG AGTTAAACTGTGATCCATTCAAAGATGAGGACCGTCTGGAAGAG ACATTTCATGTTGCAACTGATTTTGTGATGAAGTTGAAACAAATCTGTCAGGGGTTCGCAGAGAGTGAAAGTGTAAAAAAGCTGGATGGGGAGAACATGGTGGAG GTACTTTTGTCTGGGATTGACAAGCTTTTATCCAGTGGAGCCATCAATGGTAACCAGAAAGTCTCCACCTTTCTGGACATGATGGAGATTGCTCTGAGGCTCATAGGACCCTTTACAAAGACCCCACAAACCAAAAGATCCTCTAATTATTCAG agctggagctgctggtacGTTCGGGGCCTGACTTACCTCGAGGACCTGTAACTTTATCATCTAAGCGAGTCCAGGCAGACCTCCAGCTGGAGACCGCTGCTGGAGATCCATCCAATTACCCT GTAATGCTTGTGACTATAAAAGGCTTCACAACAGCGGCCTTGCTGAGCTACGCAAACCTGAAGGACTCTGCAGATGGATATTTTGCTGGAATGAAGCCACAGAGTAACCAAAGCTTTAAGATCAACTCTCAAGTTGTGACTGTTGCCGTCAGCAACCGAGACACAAGCGTCCTTAAAGAGCCAGTCAACCTAACCTTTTACCACCTGAACCAGGAAGC TGAAAGCCACCAATGTGCATTCTGGGATTCTTCAGAGGAAGGTGGGACGTGGTCGGCTCGAGGCTGCAGTGTGGTGGAGTCCAACCCTGAGTACACTGTGTGTTCCTGCACCCATCTGAGCAGCTTTGCAGTGCTGATGGCGCTCTATGAGATGGAG GACAAGTTTGAGTTGCAGCTGATAACCTGGGTGGGACTGaccctctctcttttttgccTGTTCCTCTGCATCCTGACATTTTCTCTGATTTGCTCCATTAAAAGTCCAAGAACCACCATCCACCTGCATCTCAGCATCTGCCTCTTTATCGCCATTCGAATTTTCCAGGCAGgaatctctcacacacagaaccca GTCGGCTGTGCTGTAGTAGCAGGGCTGCTGCATTTCTTCTACCTGGCAGTATTTTGCTGGATGTGTCTGGAGGGCATCCAGCTCTTCAGGATGGTCGTCCTGGGTTTTAACACCAACTTTAAAACTCTCTACCTGATGGCAGGTGGCTATGGAGTCCCAGCTGTAATTGTTACAATCTCTGCCTTAGCGAATGCCAAAGGATACGGCACTAAGAGACA CTGTTGGCTGAGCCTGGAAATCGTATGGAATTTGTTTGGCCCTGCCTGTGTCATCATAACA ATAAACATTTTCTTCATTCTCATCACTATGTGGAAGTTGACACAGAAGTTCTCAGGATCAAACCCAGATCTTGAAAGTTTGCAACAAATAAA GACATTTTCCATTACTGCAGGGGCTCAGCTGGGCGTGCTGGGCACCACGTGGGTCTTTGAATGTTTCCAGGTGGTGGAAGGCACCACTGCTATGACTTACCTGTTCACCATCTTTGGGAGCCTTCAGGGGGTTCTGCTGTTTATCATCCACTGTCTGCTTGATAAGCAG GTGAGGGAGGACTATGGGAAATTATTGTCTGGATTGTGTTCACCTTGA
- the LOC114860367 gene encoding adhesion G protein-coupled receptor E1-like, protein MMLIQTLLILALHISLPLTMGLWSRLHCILGFIRIGDKCVEYDECAAYPDYSSRCGENSRCFNTYGSYYCQCHDGYRSSTGHLNFSADGHTTCQDIDECQTDNICGHDAVCINTMGSYYCNCKTCFGLKPGNSTYSDNEKQDICLTNKTICGNGTCHSGVDGHHCVCHSGFSNYGNNRSRCTELSCDAFIDMSSLKEFKQICLELTENESVKKLDGENMVKELLSGTDELLLNSAFSDGSKVSSFLDMMEIALRLIGAFTNTSHIKRSSNNTELELLVRSGPDLPRGPVTLSSKRVQADLQLETAAGDPSNYPGFTTVALLSYANLMDSADGYFAGMKPQKNQSFKINSQVVTVAVSNRDTSVLKDPVNLTFYHLNQTTESHKCAFWDSSEEGGTWSARGCSVVESNPEYTVCSCTHLSSFAVLMALYDMEDKFELQLITWVGLTLSLFCLFLCILTFSLIRSIKSPRTTIHLHLSICLFIAIRIFQAGISHTQNPVGCAVVAGLLHFFYLAVFCWMCLEGIQLFRMVVLGFNTNFKTLYLMAGGYGVPAVIVTISALANAKGYGTKRHCWLSLEIVWNLFGPACVIITINIFFILITMWKLTQKFSGSNPDLESLQQIKAFSITAGAQLGVLGTTWVFECFQVVEGTTAMTYLFTIFGSLQGVLLFVIHCLLDKQVREEYGKLLSGMCSPWKCN, encoded by the exons ATGATGCTCATACAGACCCTCCTGATACTGG CTTTGcacatctctctccctctcaccatGGGTTTGTGGTCACGTTTACACTGCATACTAGGATTTATTAGGATTGGGGACAAATGCGTTG AGTATGATGAATGTGCTGCTTATCCTGATtactcctctcgatgtggagagAACTCGCGCTGTTTCAACACATATGGCAGCTACTACTGCCAATGTCACGATGGCTATAGATCATCAACAGGACATTTGAATTTTTCAGCTGATGGACATACAACATGTCAAG ACATTGATGAATGTCAAACAGACAACATTTGTGGTCATGATGCTGTCTGCATCAACACAATGGGCAGTTATTATTGTAACTGTAAAACTTGTTTTGGTTTGAAACCTGGTAACTCTACCTACTCTGACAATGAAAAGCAAG acATATGTTTGACTAATAAAACCATCTGTGGAAATGGAACCTGTCACAGTGGTGTTGATGgtcatcactgtgtgtgtcactcaGGGTTCAGTAACTATGGCAACAACAGGTCTCGCTGCACCG AGTTAAGCTGTGATGCCTTCATAGATATGAGCAGTCTAAAAGAG TTCAAACAAATCTGTCTAGAGCTCACAGAGAATGAAAGTGTGAAAAAGCTGGATGGGGAGAACATGGTGaag GAACTTTTATCTGGGACTGACGAGCTTTTATTGAATTCAGCGTTCAGTGATGGCAGCAAAGTCTCCAGCTTTCTGGACATGATGGAGATTGCTTTGAGGCTCATAGGAGCCTTTACAAATACCTCACATATTAAAAGATCCTCTAATAATACAG AACTGGAGCTACTGGTACGTTCGGGGCCTGACTTACCTCGAGGACCTGTAACTTTATCATCTAAGCGAGTCCAGGCAGACCTCCAGCTGGAGACCGCTGCTGGAGATCCCTCCAATTACCCTG GCTTCACAACAGTGGCCTTGCTGAGCTACGCAAACCTGATGGACTCTGCAGATGGATATTTTGCTGGAATGAAGCCACAGAAGAACCAAAGCTTTAAGATCAACTCTCAAGTTGTGACTGTTGCCGTCAGCAACCGAGACACAAGCGTCCTTAAAGATCCAGTCAACCTAACCTTTTACCACCTGAACCAG ACCACTGAAAGCCACAAATGTGCATTCTGGGATTCTTCAGAGGAAGGTGGGACGTGGTCGGCTCGAGGCTGCAGTGTAGTGGAGTCCAACCCTGAGTACACTGTGTGTTCCTGCACCCATCTGAGCAGCTTTGCAGTGCTGATGGCGCTCTATGACATGGAG GACAAGTTTGAGTTGCAGCTGATAACCTGGGTGGGACTGACCCTCTCACTTTTTTGCCTGTTCCTCTGCATCCTGACATTTTCTCTGATTCGCTCCATTAAAAGTCCAAGAACCACCATCCACCTGCATCTCAGCATCTGCCTCTTTATCGCCATTCGAATTTTCCAGGCAGgaatctctcacacacagaaccca GTCGGCTGTGCTGTAGTAGCAGGGCTGCTGCATTTCTTCTACCTGGCAGTATTTTGCTGGATGTGTCTGGAGGGCATCCAGCTCTTCAGGATGGTCGTCCTGGGTTTTAACACCAACTTTAAAACTCTCTACCTGATGGCAGGTGGCTATGGAGTCCCAGCTGTAATTGTTACAATCTCTGCCTTAGCGAATGCCAAAGGATACGGCACTAAGAGACA CTGTTGGCTGAGCCTGGAAATCGTATGGAATTTGTTTGGCCCTGCCTGTGTCATCATAACA ATAAACATTTTCTTCATTCTCATCACTATGTGGAAGTTGACACAGAAGTTCTCAGGATCAAACCCAGATCTTGAAAGTTTGCAACAAATAAA GGCATTTTCCATTACTGCAGGGGCTCAGCTGGGCGTGCTGGGCACCACGTGGGTCTTTGAATGTTTCCAGGTGGTGGAAGGCACCACTGCTATGACTTACCTGTTCACCATCTTTGGGAGCCTTCAGGGGGTTCTGCTGTTCGTCATCCACTGTCTGCTTGATAAGCAG GTGAGGGAGGAGTATGGGAAATTATTGTCTGGAATGTGTTCACCTTGGAAATGCAACTAA
- the LOC114860365 gene encoding adhesion G protein-coupled receptor E2 yields MVARFFFFLLALHLFFIMVMTQPLTCQPGYDVKEGKCIDQDECAADEDYPDRHSPCKANSHCINTVGSFYCLCADGYRTSKGETNFTADTSTECKDINECKEENICGKNAACNNTIGSYNCTCKTGFGLKSGKTTFSGNKEQCEDISLVDICLTNKTICGNGTCHSGVGGHHCACHSGFSNYGNNASRCTELSCDAFKDMSSLKETFYVATDLVMKMKQVCLELTESESVKKLDGENMVEELLSAIDELLSSGAFNSSKKVSTFLGLMEIALRIIGPFTKTPQTKGSSNYTELELLVRSGPDLPRGPVTLSSKRVQADLQLETAAGDPSNYPGFTTAALLSYANLKDSADGYFAGMKPQSNQSFKINSQVVTVVVSNRDTSVLKDPVNLTFYHLNPTTESHQCAFWDSSEEGGTWSARGCSVVESNPEYTVCSCTHLSSFAVLMALYEMEDKFELQLITWVGMSLSLFCLFLCILTFSLIRSIKSPRTTIHLHLSICLFIATLIFLAGISHTENQVGCAVVAGLLHFFYLAVFCWMCLEGIQLFRMVVLVFNTNFKTLYLMAGGYGVPAVIVTISALANAKGYGTKRHCWLKLDFIWSFFAPACIIIVVNIFFFLITVWKLAQKFSSLNPDLTNLRKIKAFTITAVAQLCVLGTMWIFGCFQFEEGTIAMSYLFTIFGSLQGVLLFVMHCLFSKQVREEYGNIVRRFSAPQKKRYSEFSTSHSSKTHGSKTMQDTGETRI; encoded by the exons ATGGTGGccaggttcttcttcttcttactgG CTCTGCACCTCTTTTTTATCATGGTGATGACACAACCACTCACCTGCCAGCCAGGATATGATGTCAAGGAAGGAAAGTGCATTG ATCAAgatgaatgtgctgctgatgaggatTATCCTGATCGTCACTCTCCATGTAAAGCGAACTCACACTGTATCAACACAGTTGGCAGCTTCTACTGCCTGTGTGCTGATGGTTATAGAACATCAAAAGGAGAAACTAATTTTACAGCTGATACATCTACAGAATGTAAAG ACATTAATGAATGTAAAGAAGAGAACATCTGTGGTAAAAATGCTGCCTGCAACAACACAATTGGTAGTTATAATTGTACCTGTAAAACTGGTTTTGGATTGAAATCTGGTAAAACTACCTTCTCTGGGAACAAGGAGCAATGTGAAG aTATTTCTCTCGTAGACATATGTTTGACCAATAAGACCATCTGTGGAAATGGAACCTGTCACAGTGGTGTTGGTGGTCATCACTGTGCGTGTCACTCAGGATTCAGTAACTATGGCAACAATGCATCTCGCTGCACCG AGTTAAGCTGTGATGCATTCAAAGATATGAGCAGTCTGAAAGAG ACATTTTATGTTGCAACTGATCTTGTGATGAAGATGAAACAAGTCTGTCTAGAGCTCACAGAGAGTGAAAGTGTGAAAAAGCTGGATGGGGAGAACATGGTGGAG GAACTGTTGTCTGCAATTGATGAGCTTTTATCCAGTGGGGCCTTCAATAGTAGCAAGAAAGTCTCCACCTTTCTGGGCTTGATGGAGATTGCTCTGAGGATCATAGGACCCTTTACAAAGACCCCACAAACCAAAGGATCCTCTAATTATACAG agctggagctgctggtacGTTCAGGGCCTGACTTACCTCGAGGACCTGTAACTTTATCATCTAAGCGAGTCCAGGCAGACCTCCAGCTGGAGACCGCTGCTGGAGATCCCTCCAATTACCCTG GCTTCACAACAGCGGCCTTGCTGAGCTACGCAAACCTGAAGGACTCTGCAGATGGATATTTTGCTGGAATGAAGCCACAGAGTAACCAAAGCTTTAAGATCAACTCACAAGTTGTGACTGTTGTCGTCAGCAACCGAGACACAAGCGTCCTTAAAGATCCAGTCAACCTAACCTTTTACCACCTGAACCCG ACCACTGAAAGCCACCAATGTGCATTCTGGGATTCTTCAGAGGAAGGTGGGACGTGGTCGGCTCGAGGCTGCAGTGTGGTGGAGTCCAACCCTGAGTACACTGTGTGTTCCTGCACCCATCTGAGCAGCTTTGCAGTGCTGATGGCGCTCTATGAGATGGAG GACAAGTTTGAGTTGCAGCTGATAACCTGGGTGGGAatgtccctctctcttttttgccTGTTCCTCTGCATCCTGACATTTTCTCTGATTCGCTCCATTAAAAGCCCAAGAACCACCATCCACCTGCATCTCAGCATCTGCCTCTTTATCGCCACTCTAATCTTCCTGGCAGGAATCTCTCACACGGAGAACCAG GTCGGCTGTGCTGTAGTAGCAGGGCTGCTGCATTTCTTCTACCTGGCAGTATTTTGCTGGATGTGTCTGGAGGGCATCCAGCTCTTCAGGATGGTCGTCCTGGTCTTCAACACCAACTTTAAAACTCTTTACCTGATGGCAGGTGGCTATGGAGTCCCAGCTGTAATTGTTACAATCTCTGCCTTAGCGAATGCCAAAGGATACGGCACTAAGAGACA CTGTTGGTTAAAACTCGATTTCATCTGGAGTTTCTTTGCCCCTGCCTGCATCATCATAGTT GTCaacattttcttctttctcatCACTGTGTGGAAGTTGGCACAGAAGTTTTCAAGTTTAAACCCTGATTTGACCAATCTGCGCAAAATAAA GGCATTCACCATTACTGCAGTGGCTCAGCTATGCGTGTTGGGCACAATGTGGAtctttggatgttttcagtttGAGGAGGGAACCATCGCCATGTCTTACCTGTTCACCATCTTTGGCAGCCTTCAGGGGGTCCTGCTCTTTGTCATGCACTGTCTGTTTTCGAAGCAG GTGAGGGAAGAGTATGGAAACATTGTAAGAAGGTTCTCTGCACCTCAGAAGAAAAGATACTCTGAGTTCAGCACTTCACATTCCAGCAAAACTCAT GGATCGAAGACCATGCAGGACACGGGAGAGACTCGCATCTGA
- the ptger1c gene encoding prostaglandin E receptor 1c (subtype EP1): MPSMFTTAFSNSSVPPVLYHNLKVNSSEQPGPWFNGSSMPSISSAGLGMSCFTMIFGTISNLSALGILANSRIRLHPRSKAPFLLLTVALLMADLGSHVIPGSFALYLHMQTNVPGRTFCQIFGASMVFFGLCPLFIGCAMAVERCVAITQPFFHAAMITMAHVMRVVLLLSFVAFLLAVLPFFAVGTYTLQFPGTWCFLPINESHSIADTNLILAFSCLGLTALSLSLFCNIFSGLALLLARIRPHPRKKKSAARSSQRASSALSSSLFCSLDMEMMVQLAVITVVSSVCWGPFLIHILVMQFNQMPSTNEEDEFTLLALRMAAWNQTLDPWVYILLRRAVLFRMCVSTNRNPI, translated from the exons ATGCCATCGATGTTCACAACAGCATTTTCTAACTCCTCAGTACCTCCTGTGCTTTACCACAACCTGAAAGTCAATTCCTCTGAACAGCCGGGTCCCTGGTTCAATGGTAGCTCTATGCCATCCATCAGTTCTGCAGGCCTAGGGATGTCTTGTTTCACCATGATATTTGGTACCATCTCCAACCTCTCTGCGCTGGGGATCCTGGCTAATTCTCGCATCCGATTACACCCTCGATCCAAAGCACCATTCTTGCTATTAACAGTGGCTTTACTGATGGCCGACCTAGGAAGTCATGTGATCCCAGGTTCCTTTGCTTTGTATTTGCACATGCAGACTAATGTGCCTGGCAGGACATTTTGTCAGATCTTTGGTGCCAGTATGGTGTTTTTTGGCTTATGTCCTTTGTTCATAGGCTGTGCGATGGCAGTCGAGCGCTGCGTGGCCATCACTCAGCCCTTTTTCCATGCTGCTATGATAACAATGGCTCATGTGATGCGAGTTGTGTTACTTTTGTCTTTTGTGGCATTTTTGCTGGCAGTTCTACCTTTTTTTGCAGTGGGTACTTACACTTTACAGTTTCCCGGCACATGGTGTTTCTTGCCCATCAATGAGTCACACTCTATAGCTGACACCAACCTGATTCTGGCCTTTTCATGTCTGGGGCTCACTGCACTCAGTCTTTCCCTGTTCTGCAACATCTTTAGTGGTCTGGCATTGTTGTTGGCTAGAATTAGGCCTCACCCTCGCAAGAAAAAATCAGCAGCTCGATCTTCCCAACGTGCATCATCTGCCTTGTCTTCCTCTCTGTTCTGCTCCCTGGATATGGAGATGATGGTGCAGCTGGCGGTCATTACGGTGGTTTCCTCTGTGTGCTGGGGCCCTTTCCTT ATTCACATTCTTGTGATGCAGTTCAACCAAATGCCCTCCACTAATGAAGAAGATGAGTTTACTCTTCTGGCCCTACGTATGGCAGCTTGGAATCAGACTTTGGACCCTTGGGTTTACATCCTATTGAGGAGAGCAGTGCttttcagaatgtgtgtgtccACCAACAGAAACCCAATCTAA
- the slc27a1a gene encoding long-chain fatty acid transport protein 1a, whose product MHNAASVSASLGSLGLFRFFGVSWSWSLAAGLGVYLGTRSWKYFYIAARTAKRDLNGLYVLLRVKLALWRYMHNGSNIPSIFAQTVKLHPNKPALIYEATGETWTFTQLDELSNAVAHWARGQGWDSGDVVALFMESRPLQVALWLGLAKVGVEAALINFNLRHDSLVHCIGVSGSRAIVFGAELAEAMLEVNSTVNQSMVRFSTGELSAEHLSRLGAQPLDSILASASRHPPAPCVTPKGMNDRLFYIYTSGTTGMPKAAIVVHSRYYRIAAFGYFAFRMRPDDIIYDCLPLYHSAGNIMGVGQCLIHGITVVVKKKFSASRFWEDCIKYNCTVVQYIGEICRYLLSQPVRPSEKGHKVRLAVGNGLRPSVWEAFMERFGVAQIGEFYGATECNCSIANMDGKVGACGFNSRILPNVYPIRLLRVDEDTMELFRDSRGLCVPCRPGEPGLLVGRINQQDPLRRFDGYANQDATKKKIAHNVFKKNDSAYLSGDVLVMDELGYMYFRDRGGDTFRWRGENVSTTEVEGTLSGLLGQTDVAVYGVTVPGVEGKAGMAAIADTAGCFDCNDFFQKIQRALPPYARPVFLRISTHVDTTGTFKIQKTRLQREGYDPRLTADQIYFLNSRAARYEAVNEELYNAIVEARMSL is encoded by the exons ATGCACAATGCAGCCagtgtctctgcctctctgggGTCCTTGGGACTCTTTCGTTTCTTCGGAGTGTCCTGGTCCTGGAGTCTGGCAGCAGGCCTTGGGGTATATTTGGGCACCAGAAGCTGGAAATACTTCTACATCGCAGCACGCACTGCCAAGAGAGACCTCAA TGGCCTCTACGTGCTGCTGAGAGTCAAGCTGGCTTTGTGGCGTTACATGCACAATGGAAGCAACATTCCTTCCATCTTCGCCCAGACAGTCAAACTCCACCCAAACAAGCCGGCCCTGATCTATGAGGCCACCGGCGAAACGTGGACCTTCACCCAACTGGATGAGCTGTCTAACGCCGTGGCCCACTGGGCTAGAGGTCAGGGCTGGGACTCCGGGGATGTGGTGGCCCTCTTCATGGAGAGCAGGCCGTTGCAGGTGGCGCTTTGGCTGGGTTTGGCCAAGGTTGGGGTGGAAGCGGCGCTCATCAACTTCAACCTCCGCCACGACTCCCTCGTGCACTGCATCGGGGTGTCAGGCTCTCGAGCGATTGTGTTTGGAGCTGAGCTTGCTGAAG CCATGTTGGAGGTGAACTCCACCGTAAACCAGTCGATGGTACGGTTCTCCACAGGAGAGCTCAGCGCGGAGCATCTGTCCCGTCTCGGTGCTCAACCTCTAGACTCAATTTTAGCCTCGGCATCCAGACATCCCCCCGCACCTTGTGTTACCCCAAAAGGCATGAACG ACcgtctgttttatatttacaccTCTGGAACCACAGGAATGCCGAAGGCTGCCATTGTGGTTCACAGTCG TTACTACAGGATTGCAGCATTTGGTTATTTCGCCTTTCGCATGCGCCCTGACGATATCATCTATGATTGCCTTCCCCTCTATCATTCAGCGG GCAACATCATGGGAGTTGGACAATGCCTGATCCATGGCATCACTGTGGTGGTGAAGAAGAAATTCTCAGCAAGTCGTTTTTGGGAAGATTGCATTAAGTACAACTGCACA GTGGTGCAATATATTGGCGAAATCTGCCGCTATTTGTTGTCTCAGCCAGTGCGGCCATCAGAAAAGGGCCACAAAGTTCGCCTAGCAGTTGGTAATGGGTTACGCCCCAGCGTGTGGGAGGCCTTCATGGAACGTTTCGGAGTGGCGCAGATTGGCGAATTCTATGGAGCAACTGAATGTAACTGCAGCATTGCCAACATGGATGGAAAG GTGGGAGCCTGTGGATTCAATAGTCGCATTCTCCCCAATGTATATCCCATTCGTCTGTTGAGGGTGGACGAGGACACTATGGAGCTGTTTCGTGACAGCCGGGGCCTCTGTGTGCCTTGCCGCCCTG GGGAGCCGGGGCTTCTGGTGGGTCGTATCAATCAGCAGGACCCGTTAAGGCGCTTCGATGGCTATGCCAACCAGGATGCTACGAAGAAGAAGATAGCTCATAACGTCTTCAAGAAAAACGATTCTGCATATCTGTCAG GTGATGTGCTGGTGATGGATGAACTTGGTTACATGTACTTTCGCGACCGAGGTGGGGACACATTCCGATGGCGAGGAGAAAATGTCTCCACGACCGAGGTGGAGGGCACACTGAGCGGTCTCCTGGGTCAGACAGATGTGGCCGTGTATGGTGTGACAGTACCAG GTGTGGAGGGTAAAGCAGGCATGGCTGCCATTGCTGACACTGCAGGATGCTTTGACTGCAACGATTTCTTTCAGAAAATCCAGCGAGCCCTTCCTCCATATGCTCGCCCTGTATTTCTGAGAATCTCCACACATGTAGACACCACAG GTACATTTAAAATCCAGAAAAccaggctgcagagggagggatATGACCCGCGCCTCACAGCAGACCAGATCTACTTTTTGAATAGTAGAGCTGCGCGTTATGAGGCTGTAAATGAGGAGCTCTACAATGCTATAGTGGAGGCAAGGATGTCTCTATGA